From the Lathyrus oleraceus cultivar Zhongwan6 chromosome 4, CAAS_Psat_ZW6_1.0, whole genome shotgun sequence genome, one window contains:
- the LOC127073335 gene encoding riboflavin biosynthesis protein PYRD, chloroplastic, whose protein sequence is MQAVGLSVSFPYYNSRFSTNASPHPPIALNFTYGFSKSLTNRDRITRRKSPYVICSRKNGDDNDDDDGFYMRKSVELARKGLGYTSPNPLVGCVIVKDGQIVGQGFHPKPGQPHAEVFALRDAGDLAENATAYVSLEPCNHFGRTPPCTEALIKARVKKVVVGMVDPNPIVASKGVDRLRGAGIEVVVGVEEELCKGLNEGYIHRMLAGKPLLTLRYSLSVNGNLLDSLGNGVTDSGGYYSKLLQEYDAVILSSSLSGESFSVDSVPLSQEPGANQPIRIIMHKDSGSSNQMPLVINDSKVIIFTDSRTATTPKEAQQGIETVSVDQINLDVILDYCNRQGLCSVLLDMRGNFSEHEELVKEGIKKKYINKFVTEILPVWNECNQNDPLLPFKNLDQGVKVENLRPMASAQSVVIEGYLNFN, encoded by the exons ATGCAAGCAGTAGGGTTATCAGTTTCATTTCCATATTACAATTCCAGATTTTCGACCAATGCATCACCTCATCCACCCATTGCCCTCAATTTCACTTATGGGTTTTCCAAATCACTTACAAACAGAGACAGAATAACTCGTCGGAAGAGTCCCTATGTCATTTGTTCCCGAAAGAATGgtgatgataatgatgatgacGATGGATTTTACATGAGGAAAAGCGTTGAGCTTGCTAGAAAGGGTTTAGGGTATACAAGCCCCAATCCGTTAGTAGGATGTGTTATTGTAAAAGACGGTCAAATTGTTGGGCAAGGTTTTCATCCTAAACCTGGTCAACCTCATGCTGAG GTTTTTGCTTTGAGAGATGCCGGTGATTTGGCGGAGAATGCAACAGCGTATGTCAGTTTAGAACCTTGTAATCATTTTGGGAGGACTCCGCCTTGTACGGAAGCTCTTATTAAAGCTAGAGTTAAAAAGGTTGTTGTTGGGATGGTGGATCCAAATCCTATTGTGGCTTCCAAAGGGGTGGATAGATTGAGAGGTGCCGGAATTGAAGTTGTTGTTGGTGTTGAGGAAGAATTGTGCAAGGGCCTCAATGAGGGTTATATTCATCGCATGTTGGCTGGAAAGCCTCTGCTTACTTTGAG GTATTCTCTTTCTGTCAACGGAAACTTGTTGGACTCACTTGGTAATGGAGTAACCGACTCTGGTGGATACTATTCTAAGCTTTTACAAGAATATGATGCAGTTATACTGTCTTCTTCCTTATCCGGCGAAAGCTTTTCAGTAGACTCGGTACCTTTATCTCAAGAACCTGGAGCCAATCAACCTATTCGGATTATAATGCATAAAGATTCTGGTTCTTCAAATCAAATGCCATTAGTCATCAATGATAGTAAAGTGATAATCTTTACAGATAGTAGAACAGCTACAACTCCTAAAGAGGCTCAACAAGGAATTGAAACTGTATCTGTGGATCAAATAAATCTGGATGTGATCTTGGATTATTGTAATCGTCAAGGATTGTGCAGTGTTCTGTTAGATATGAGAGGGAATTTCAGTGAACATGAAGAGCTTGTTAAGGAGGGTATTAAGAAGAAGTATATCAATAAATTTGTGACAGAAATTTTGCCAGTTTGGAATGAATGTAATCAGAATGATCCTTTATTGCCATTCAAGAACTTAGATCAAGGAGTAAAAGTGGAAAATTTACGCCCGATGGCATCGGCTCAAAGTGTTGTAATTGAGGGATatttgaattttaattaa
- the LOC127073333 gene encoding pentatricopeptide repeat-containing protein At4g22760 produces the protein MSQMVATKLILTFMKTFSTFQQAKQIHAQILTNDLTRLEPLFIHRILLCDITNYKTISPYVISILHHLRNPDSFSWGCVIRFFSQKGQFIQAVSLYIQMRKIGLFPSSHAVSSVLKSCAKFEDDLCGVSVHGQVQKFGFNSCVYVQTSLLDLYSKNGDVLTARKVFDEMAERNVVSWNSLLGGYIKGGNLDEARCFFYEIPRKDVISWNSMVSGYAKGGKMEQACYLFRQMPERNLVSWNTMISGYVDCGSIGSAREFFDAMPKRNSVSLITMIAGYSKSGDVDIARELFDRMDDKDLWSYNAMIACYAQNSKPNEALDLFNGMLKQEISLHPDEMTLGSVISACSQLGNLDQWHWIETHMNDYGIVLDDHLATALIDLYAKCGSIDKACELFHGLRKRDVVAYSAMIYGCGINGKVSDAVELFEQMVGESIDPNLATYTGILTAYNHAGLVEEGYRCFKSMKDNGLVPSVDHYGIMVDLLGRAGWLDEAYRLIMNMPMQPNAGVWGALLLACRLHGNVKLGEIAAQHCIKLESETAGYYSLLSGIYATVGKWNDAKKLTIGVEGKKIIKIPGCSWTQLE, from the coding sequence atgTCACAAATGGTTGCAACAAAACTGATACTAACATTCATGAAAACCTTTTCAACTTTTCAACAAGCAAAACAAATCCATGCACAAATCTTAACCAATGATCTTACCCGTCTTGAACCGCTCTTCATTCATCGCATTCTTCTCTGTGATATCACCAACTACAAAACCATATCACCCTACGTTATCTCAATTCTTCACCATCTTCGAAATCCAGATTCCTTCTCATGGGGTTGTGTCATTCGATTCTTCTCTCAAAAGGGTCAATTCATTCAAGCTGTTTCTCTCTATATTCAAATGAGGAAGATTGGGCTGTTTCCAAGCTCACATGCTGTTTCCTCTGTTCTCAAGTCATGTGCTAAGTTTGAGGATGATTTGTGTGGTGTATCGGTTCATGGGCAAGTTCAGAAATTTGGATTTAATAGTTGTGTTTATGTACAAACGTCGCTTCTTGATTTGTACTCTAAAAATGGGGATGTTTTGACTGCACGCAAGGTGTTTGATGAAATGGCCGAGAGAAATGTTGTTTCTTGGAATTCTCTGTTGGGTGGGTATATAAAAGGTGGTAACTTGGATGAGGCTCGGTGTTTTTTTTATGAGATTCCTAGGAAAGACGTTATTTCTTGGAACTCTATGGTTTCTGGATATGCCAAAGGAGGAAAAATGGAGCAGGCTTGTTATTTGTTTCGACAAATGCCGGAGAGAAATCTTGTTTCCTGGAATACGATGATTTCTGGTTACGTTGATTGTGGAAGCATTGGGTCGGCTAGAGAATTTTTTGATGCGATGCCGAAGAGAAACAGTGTCTCtttgataactatgattgctGGGTATTCGAAAAGTGGTGATGTTGATATTGCTCGTGAGCTCTTTGACCGGATGGATGATAAAGATTTGTGGTCGTATAATGCTATGATAGCTTGCTATGCACAAAATAGCAAACCAAATGAAGCACTTGACCTATTTAATGGCATGCTTAAACAAGAAATATCTTTACATCCGGACGAGATGACTTTGGGTAGTGTTATATCAGCTTGTTCACAACTGGGGAATCTAGATCAGTGGCACTGGATTGAGACACACATGAATGACTATGGAATTGTATTGGATGATCATTTGGCCACTGCGTTAATTGACTTGTATGCAAAGTGTGGGAGCATTGACAAGGCATGTGAGCTATTCCATGGCCTGAGAAAGAGAGATGTGGTTGCATATTCTGCAATGATCTATGGATGTGGCATAAATGGAAAGGTGTCCGATGCGGTCGAGTTATTTGAACAGATGGTTGGAGAGTCTATTGACCCTAATTTGGCCACGTACACAGGAATTCTGACTGCCTATAATCATGCTGGATTGGTCGAGGAAGGTTACCGGTGCTTTAAATCCATGAAGGACAATGGCCTTGTTCCTTCGGTTGATCATTATGGAATCATGGTTGATCTTTTGGGGAGGGCTGGATGGCTGGATGAAGCGTATAGGCTTATAATGAATATGCCAATGCAACCAAATGCTGGTGTCTGGGGAGCTCTACTTCTTGCCTGCAGATTGCATGGCAATGTGAAGCTTGGGGAAATAGCTGCTCAGCATTGCATTAAGCTGGAGAGTGAAACAGCTGGTTACTATTCTCTTCTTTCCGGTATATATGCTACTGTTGGAAAATGGAATGATGCCAAAAAGTTGACGATAGGTGTGGAAGGAAAGAAAATTATCAAGATACCTGGATGTAGTTGGACACAACTTGAGTGA